Proteins from a genomic interval of Miscanthus floridulus cultivar M001 unplaced genomic scaffold, ASM1932011v1 fs_484_1_2, whole genome shotgun sequence:
- the LOC136531944 gene encoding translocase of chloroplast 101, chloroplastic-like — protein MTTTTDAAPVAPVEEESAAPAAAEEEPPKKVEAAVATTDAAPVAPAPAPVEDETPAPAAAEEEPTKKVEAAAAAEEEEEVEEDREAPKKVLAGGGEKEEEEDVRLEGKGEGFGGPVAENGQAEGVGGGYDGGEVKEAEEDDKGVNLGAAEAEKDDGGEEPASEDGEAAASGAAIVPAVESKSENGEFGEGDPSLAFHDALEGDEKGELREEQQQEEERGAAVEVKVVDKVSDDAEAPVAEEEKLEPEVEKSEEVGSGGGDGGELSDEKEVEVSPPIEEAAEPQDKVAPEANGELGDEKEGSDDVVALGGEEAPDESTKKDADGDDVVALGGEESPEESTKKDADVEDEATKPEPPSEASPVVMNDGSIEELAPASANSVFEDSPEKEQNAEDQATASEAVDKPTEVESVAAPSADGILSRELAPESSNENNGADEIESATEVVDREVEAADNDIIEVVPDDEDGVGNEADDDDDGANSDTSPARVAILESSEAAKQIMKELAEGSSGSVSRDFTNSMDGQIMLDDSEDDEDDDDNDDGDEKGFDSAALAALLKAATGGSSDGNITVSSQDGSRIFTMDRPAGLGSSAPSLRPTAPRQPARSNLFSPSELAVTADPTEEMTEEEKKLHDKVELIRVKFLRLVYRLGATPEETVAAQVLYRLSLAEGIRHGRQTNRAFSLDNARRKALLLEAEGKEDLNFSCNILVLGKTGVGKSATINSIFGEEKSKTDAFSSATTNVWEIVGDVDGVKIRIIDTPGLRPNVMDQGSNRKILAAVKKYTKKCPPDIVLYVDRLDSLSRDLNDLPLLKTITAVLGSSIWFNAIVALTHAASAPPEGLNGAPMTYEVLMAQRSHIIQQSIRQAAGDMRLMNPVALVENHPSCRKNREGQKVLPNGQSWRHQMLLLCYSSKILSEANSLLKLQDPNPGKLFGFRFRSPPLPFLLSSLLQSRAYPKLSAEQGGNEGDSDIELDDYSDVEQDDDEEEYDQLPPFKPLTKAQLARLTKEQKNAYFDEYDYRVKLLQKKQWKDEIRRLKEMKKRGKTDLDDYGYANIAGENDQDPPPENVSVPLPDMVLPPSFDCDNPTYRYRFLESTSTVLARPVLDAHGWDHDCGYDGVSVEETLAILSRFPANVAVQVTKDKKEFSIHLDSSIAAKHGENASSLAGFDIQTVGRQLAYILRGETKIKNIKKNKTTGGFSVTFLGDIVATGLKVEDQLSLGKRLSLVASTGAMRAQGDTAYGANLEARLKDKDYPIGQSLSTLGLSLMKWRRDLALGANLQSQFSMGRGSKMAVRLGLNNKLSGQITVRTSTSEQVQIALLGLIPVAASIYRSFRPSEPSFAY, from the exons atgaccaccaccaccgacGCCGCCCCAGTCGCGCCCGTGGAGGAAGAGAGCGCCGCCCCGGCGGCCGCCGAGGAGGAGCCGCCCAAGAAAGTCGAGGCGGCCGTGGCCACCACCGACGCCGCCCCAgtcgcgcccgcgcccgcacccGTGGAGGACGAAACCCCGGCCCCGGCGGCGGCCGAGGAGGAGCCCACCAAGAAagtcgaggcggcggcggcggcggaggaggaggaggaggtggaggaggatagGGAGGCGCCGAAGAAGGTCTTGGCGGGTGGGggagagaaggaggaggaagaggacgtGAGATTGGAGGGGAAAGGTGAGGGCTTTGGGGGTCCGGTGGCTGAGAACGGCCAGGCGGAGGGTGTCGGAGGAGGATATGATGGCGGGGAGGTAAaagaggcggaggaggatgataaAGGTGTGAATTTGGGAGCGGCAGAGGCCGAGAAGGATGATGGCGGCGAGGAACCAGCGTCGGAGGACGGGGAGGCAGCCGCTTCTGGGGCCGCGATCGTGCCAGCAGTGGAGTCCAAATCGGAGAACGGCGAATTTGGGGAGGGGGATCCTTCTCTGGCTTTCCATGATGCGTTGGAAGGTGATGAGAAGGGCGAATTgcgggaggagcagcagcaggaggaggaaagaggtGCTGCAGTGGAGGTAAAGGTTGTGGATAAGGTGTCAGATGATGCTGAGGCGCCGGTGGCCGAAGAGGAGAAACTGGAACCGGAAGTTGAGAAGAGCGAGGAGGTAGGTTCTGggggtggagatggtggtgagtTGAGCGATGAGAAGGAGGTTGAGGTCTCCCCTCCAATCGAGGAGGCGGCGGAACCACAGGATAAGGTAGCCCCTGAAGCTAATGGTGAATTGGGTGATGAGAAAGAAGGAAGTGATGATGTGGTGGCTCTTGGAGGCGAAGAAGCCCCGGATGAATCGACTAAAAAGGATGCTGATGGTGACGATGTGGTGGCTCTGGGAGGTGAAGAATCCCCAGAAGAATCAACTAAGAAggatgctgatgttgaagatgaagCCACCAAGCCTGAGCCACCGAGTGAGGCGAGTCCAGTG GTTATGAATGATGGAAGCATAGAGGAGCTTGCTCCTGCAAGTGCTAACAGTGTGTTTGAGGATAGTCCTGAGAAGGAGCAGAATGCTGAAGACCAGGCCACTGCCAGTGAAGCGGTCGACAAGCCCACAGAGGTTGAGAGTGTTGCTGCGCCTAGTGCTGATGGTATCTTGTCTCGAGAGTTGGCTCCAGAATCAAGCAATGAAAATAATGGTGCTGATGAGATTGAAAGTGCCACTGAGGTTGTTGATCGTGAAGTGGAGGCTGCTGATAATGACATAATTGAGGTTGTACCAGATGACGAGGATGGGGTTGGTAATGAggctgacgacgatgatgacgggGCGAACTCTGACACGAGTCCCGCACGGGTTGCAATCTTAGAGAGCTCTGAAGCCGCGAAGCAGATTATGAAGGAGCTTGCAGAAGGCTCTAGTGGTAGTGTCTCAAGAGACTTCACCAATAGCATGGATGGGCAGATTATGCTTGATGATTCTGAGGATgacgaggatgatgatgataatgatgatggggATGAGAAGGGATTTGATTCTGCTGCCTTGGCGGCCCTTCTCAAAGCGGCAACCGGTGGATCCTCAGATGGGAATATCACAGTTTCTTCACAAGATGGTTCTAGAATATTCACCATGGACCGACCTGCTGGTCTTGGTTCATCAGCCCCTTCTCTGAGGCCGACTGCGCCTCGCCAACCTGCCCGGTCAAACCTATTCAGCCCCTCGGAGCTAGCAGTTACTGCTGACCCTACAGAAGAGATGACAGAGGAAGAGAAGAAGCTACACGACAAGGTTGAGTTGATTAGAGTAAAGTTTCTGCGTCTGGTTTACAGACTGGGAGCTACTCCTGAAGAAACAGTTGCAGCACAAGTGCTGTACCGTCTGAGCCTTGCTGAGGGTATCCGACATGGTAGGCAGACAAACCGAGCATTCAGCCTTGATAATGCGCGGAGGAAGGCCTTACTTCTTGAAGCAGAGGGAAAGGAGGATCTGAACTTCTCATGCAACATACTTGTTCTAGGAAAGACTGGAGTTGGTAAAAGTGCAACTATCAATTCTATATTTGGTGAAGAGAAGTCCAAAACTGATGCCTTTAGCTCAGCAACCACCAATGTGTGGGAAATCGTTGGTGATGTGGATGGTGTCAAGATTAGAATCATTGATACACCTGGCCTTCGACCCAATGTTATGGACCAAGGATCAAACAGAAAGATTCTTGCTGCTGTCAAGAAATATACCAAGAAATGTCCGCCAGATATTGTTCTATATGTGGATCGTCTGGATAGTCTGAGTCGTGATCTCAATGATTTGCCTCTTCTGAAGACAATTACTGCTGTCCTTGGCTCATCCATATGGTTCAATGCCATTGTTGCACTCACACATGCTGCCTCTGCTCCTCCTGAAGGCCTCAATGGTGCTCCCATGACATATGAGGTCTTGATGGCTCAGAGATCCCACATCATCCAGCAGTCCATCAGGCAGGCTGCTGGAGATATGCGCTTGATGAACCCAGTAGCCCTTGTTGAGAACCATCCTTCGTGCAGGAAAAACCGTGAGGGCCAGAAAGTTCTTCCGAATGGCCAAAGCTGGAGGCATCAGATGCTGCTTTTGTGCTACTCCTCAAAGATATTATCAGAAGCCAACTCACTTCTGAAGCTTCAGGATCCTAATCCTGGAAAGCTTTTTGGCTTCCGTTTCCGCTCCCCACCTCTTCCTTTCTTGTTGTCCTCACTCTTGCAGTCTAGAGCCTACCCCAAACTTTCTGCTGAGCAGGGTGGCAATGAAGGTGATTCTGATATTGAATTGGATGACTATTCTGATGTAGAACAAGATGATGACGAAGAAGAATATGATCAGCTTCCACCCTTCAAGCCCTTGACCAAAGCTCAGCTTGCAAGGCTCACAAAGGAGCAGAAGAATGCTTATTTTGATGAGTATGACTACAGGGTCAAGCTTCTCCAGAAGAAACAATGGAAGGATGAGATCCGCAGGTTaaaggagatgaagaagaggggaAAAACTGATCTTGATGATTATGGGTATGCAAATATCGCTGGTGAGAACGATCAGGATCCGCCTCCAGAGAATGTATCAGTTCCCTTACCTGATATGGTGCTGCCTCCTTCATTTGATTGTGACAATCCCACATACCGGTACCGCTTTCTGGAGTCAACTTCAACTGTCCTAGCAAGGCCTGTTTTAGATGCGCATGGATGGGATCATGACTGTGGTTATGATGGAGTGAGCGTTGAAGAGACACTAGCTATCCTTAGCAGGTTCCCAGCAAATGTAGCAGTTCAGGTCACCAAGGACAAGAAGGAATTTAGCATCCATTTGGACTCTTCCATCGCAGCAAAGCATGGAGAGAATGCATCATCGCTTGCTGGTTTTGATATCCAGACTGTTGGGCGGCAGCTTGCATATATTCTCCGAGGCGAGACAAAAATCAAGAATATCAAGAAGAACAAGACCACTGGAGGGTTCTCAGTAACTTTCCTGGGTGACATTGTGGCAACTGGACTGAAGGTCGAGGACCAGCTCTCCCTTGGGAAGAGGTTGTCACTAGTTGCCAGCACTGGTGCGATGCGAGCCCAAGGGGACACTGCATATGGAGCTAACTTGGAGGCACGCCTGAAGGACAAAGACTATCCAATTGGCCAGTCCCTCTCAACCTTGGGCCTCTCTCTGATGAAGTGGCGCCGGGACCTTGCTCTGGGCGCAAACTTGCAGTCCCAGTTCTCCATGGGAAGGGGGTCGAAGATGGCAGTTCGACTTGGTCTGAACAACAAGCTGAGTGGGCAGATCACCGTCAGGACAAGCACCTCAGAACAGGTCCAGATCGCACTTCTGGGTCTCATACCGGTTGCAGCCTCCATCTACAGGAGCTTCCGGCCCAGTGAACCATCCTTTGCTTATTAG
- the LOC136531945 gene encoding nuclear pore complex protein NUP50B-like: MADEEQALSSRKRVAGTQINKDNPEPDDDGPEQEMGTFKKATEEVMATRRIVKVRRQQTSSAPSSNPFSAIRFAPTDSGAQTSAPVPEAQPSDVKADEGSNGNGKDTLSVPDKNAGSGVNTDSGATTEAPPQPVETSDQAEDTKDESGGDKVVVGEPNEGSCMPSEVEGKPKEDDAEETEGADEAGNSDKISKDDTEKKDGGESETKDGLSDEQRDADKIGKDDTEKKDGGESEQKDADNKGQASSATPLFSFKNLTSGQNAFTGLTGTGFSSTSFSFGSASKDGSSAGPLFGLKTDGSSFPSFNLGAANNGSSATALATSAEAPKKFAMTEGPVETGEENEKAVFTADSALYEYLDGGWKERGKGELKLNVPVSGGERARLVMRTKGNYRLVLNASLYNDMSLKDMDKKGVTFACMNSIGESPSSLATFALKFKDTGTREEFKDAVESHKTSKEPDAPLKTPENSPKAAEV, translated from the coding sequence ATGGCAGATGAGGAACAAGCCCTAAGCTCTAGGAAGAGGGTTGCAGGTACCCAAATCAACAAGGATAATCCTGAGCCTGATGATGACGGACCAGAGCAAGAGATGGGTACATTTAAGAAAGCTACTGAGGAAGTTATGGCAACCCGGAGAATTGTAAAGGTTCGGCGCCAGCAGACTTCATCAGCTCCTTCTTCTAATCCTTTCTCTGCAATCAGATTTGCTCCCACTGATTCTGGTGCTCAAACAAGTGCCCCTGTCCCAGAGGCCCAACCTTCAGATGTCAAAGCTGATGAGGGAAGTAATGGTAATGGGAAAGATACTTTGTCTGTGCCAGACAAGAATGCAGGCTCTGGTGTAAATACTGACTCCGGTGCCACAACTGAAGCACCACCGCAACCTGTTGAAACCAGTGACCAGGCAGAAGACACAAAGGATGAATCTGGTGGAGACAAAGTGGTAGTTGGAGAACCCAACGAAGGTAGCTGCATGCCATCTGAAGTTGAGGGCAAACCAAAAGAGGACGATGCTGAAGAAACAGAAGGGGCAGATGAAGCTGGGAATAGTGATAAAATTAGCAAGGATGATACGGAGAAGAAAGATGGAGGTGAATCAGAGACCAAGGATGGCCTGTCTGATGAGCAGAGAGATGCTGATAAAATTGGCAAGGATGATACTGAGAAGAAAGATGGAGGTGAATCAGAGCAGAAAGATGCTGATAACAAAGGGCAGGCATCATCAGCGACACCCCTTTTCTCGTTTAAGAATCTGACAAGTGGTCAAAATGCTTTCACAGGTCTGACCGGAACTGGATTTTCAAGCACATCATTCTCGTTTGGCTCAGCCTCTAAAGATGGCTCAAGTGCCGGTCCCCTATTTGGGCTGAAAACTGATGGTTCTTCGTTCCCTTCTTTTAATCTTGGTGCTGCTAACAACGGGAGTTCCGCCACAGCGCTTGCCACTTCAGCAGAGGCACCCAAGAAATTTGCTATGACCGAGGGCCCTGTTGAAACCGGTGAAGAAAATGAGAAGGCTGTATTTACTGCTGATTCTGCTTTGTATGAGTACCTAGATGGGGGCTGGAAAGAAAGAGGAAAAGGTGAACTGAAGCTGAACGTCCCTGTATCTGGCGGTGAGAGAGCCCGGCTCGTCATGAGGACAAAAGGCAACTACCGGCTGGTCCTGAATGCAAGCCTCTACAACGACATGTCACTCAAGGACATGGACAAGAAGGGCGTGACATTTGCCTGCATGAACAGCATTGGGGAGTCACCGAGCAGCCTTGCCACATTTGCTCTGAAGTTCAAGGACACAGGCACCAGGGAGGAATTCAAGGATGCGGTGGAGTCTCACAAGACAAGCAAGGAACCGGATGCGCCGCTGAAGACGCCCGAGAACTCTCCGAAGGCAGCAGAAGTCTGA